Genomic DNA from Corynebacterium kroppenstedtii:
CTCTAACGTCCTCAAAGCGCTTTCCACGCTCACGTCGGCCATCCTCATTATCGTCGTGGCTGCCCTCCTGATTTGGTGGGTTCACGACGAAAAACACGTAGGACGTAGCAGCGTCGCAAAGAACACCGCTGCAAGAAATAAGGAATCGGGAGCCCCCTCCCCCGCTGTGCGTCGTCCGCGATGGCGGGTCTGGTTGACATACATCATCACCTACATATCTCCCGCCGGACTAGTAGGCACGGTGCTCACTATCCCCCTGTCCGCGACCCGCCTGTACCTCGACGGAATCTCCGTAGATCAGGCATTTCGGACCCAATTCCTCACCCGGATGACCGCACAAATTGGCCTTCATGACATGGCCTACCCGGACATTCCCACCTTCTATCCCGCCGGCTGGTTCATGACCGGCGGGCGGTTCGCCCACTACACCGGTCTCGCCGGATGGGCCGCATTCCAACCATGGGCCATCATCACGCTCAGCGCAGCAGCGTGCATGCTCGTACCCGTATGGCAACGCATTACCGGCAGCCTGCCGCTCGCCACCACCATTGCACTCACCACCACGGCTATCATGCTCTCCCTGTCATCATTTGAGCCCTACGCGGCCATCGTCGGCATGGGGATCCCCGCCGCAGCTGTTTTTGCATGGCGAGCCATCAACGGAGCCCGCTGGTCGGCCCTCGCAACAGCTATCTTCCTCGGTGCATCGGCAACGCTTTACACCCTGTTCACTGGTGTTAATGCCCTCGCCATCGTCGTCATTGGGCTCGTCATCGCCATCCGTCGGAAATCGTTCTTACCGATCATCCGGCTCGCCGGAATTGGCATCGGTTCCCTGCTGATCGCAGCAACGGTCTGGGCTCCCTACATCAAGGACCTGCTGACCAAACCACATGGGAGCACGGATACAGCACAGCACTATCTCCCTACCGATGGGACACAAATCCCCACGCCCATGTTCCACATGACCGTTTTGGGGTTCCTCTGCCTCATCGGAGTCATCTGGCTCATTGTGCGATTCACCCATCCCATTGCCATGCCGATCGCCATCGCCGTGCTGACCTACTACGCCTGGGTGCTGCTGTCCATGGCCGCCACACTCCACGGGACGACGCTACTGGGATTCCGCTTGGAGCCACCCATCACCATGCTGCTCGCTACCGCCGGTGTACTCGGACTCCGTGACGCCCTCGCACACGGGATACCTGCTCTCTACCCCGAACGGTTTGCCACCGCGGCACCCACCATCACACTGGTCATCGGCGTGCTCGTCGGGATTGCGGCCACCGAATTCGCAGCGACAATCCCCTGGTCCATCTCCCATTCGATCAATTCCGCCTACTCCGACACCGACGGCGACGGACATCG
This window encodes:
- a CDS encoding galactan 5-O-arabinofuranosyltransferase; the protein is MAISPLSHRYAMIYPMASKKGSDTSHKDPASTPVADSTTTTHDADSVANVDTATPEDPILPATSHSADHIGLSRTIINMVLAVIGGGTMALIFWRLMKTTHYPAFSNSNVLKALSTLTSAILIIVVAALLIWWVHDEKHVGRSSVAKNTAARNKESGAPSPAVRRPRWRVWLTYIITYISPAGLVGTVLTIPLSATRLYLDGISVDQAFRTQFLTRMTAQIGLHDMAYPDIPTFYPAGWFMTGGRFAHYTGLAGWAAFQPWAIITLSAAACMLVPVWQRITGSLPLATTIALTTTAIMLSLSSFEPYAAIVGMGIPAAAVFAWRAINGARWSALATAIFLGASATLYTLFTGVNALAIVVIGLVIAIRRKSFLPIIRLAGIGIGSLLIAATVWAPYIKDLLTKPHGSTDTAQHYLPTDGTQIPTPMFHMTVLGFLCLIGVIWLIVRFTHPIAMPIAIAVLTYYAWVLLSMAATLHGTTLLGFRLEPPITMLLATAGVLGLRDALAHGIPALYPERFATAAPTITLVIGVLVGIAATEFAATIPWSISHSINSAYSDTDGDGHRNDGIPADSGTYYQKVVDTIGREPTDTVLLADEQAFMAYHPYLEFQALTAHYANPLGEFEQRNAAIEKWSEAETPEELNSAMDDMPWRKPDAILFRGSIDDDDWALNVADDVYPSDPNVHFRSMHFHPKAFSDWTVTQVGPFVVAVRPQ